The following proteins are co-located in the Parafrankia discariae genome:
- a CDS encoding protein kinase domain-containing protein: MPVVDRARVAAALPGYGIGGELGSGAFGLVLAGYHQELDRRVAVKVLASGAAEAAADFRTEARLLSRLDHPHIVRTYDYVTRGDLCLLVMEMLPGGTLTHRVMRPEAACAVGLAVADALAHAHAHGVLHRDIKPANILFTDAGQPKITDFGISKVFEGSASTASRVVGTPRYMAPEQITGDRLGPATDLYALGVVLYELFTGSSLAPPSLPLPVLLRHHTEVVPPPPPGVPAPLAQVLMRSLAKRPEDRHPSARAFAFDLARAATAVFGRHWLDRAGIPIHLAEDVRQVTTRRFGRAPGAEEHGWPGGGGPARNGRPRGRLGGWLPAGLFAGGRGARVPLAVTALAVVLALVAGGGAGWVVWGRPGPAPPAPPAPPPAWQPVLATGTITTVFGSGSEGFSGDGGPAAQAEFDTPDDLTVDTPRGYVYVADTDNHRIRRIDRTGTITTVAGTGTDGFAGDGGPATDAQLDSPDSVAVAPDGTLYIADTHNHRIRRVGLDGIITTIAGQDDFGFAGEVSDDGLRFSGDGLPAVDAKLNYPNTVLMEPDGSLLVADGENNRVRRIGLDGIITTIAGTGAEGFGGDGGPATSARLSYPSALARGPDGSLYVADQDNHRVRRLAPDGTISTFAGTGTMGFSGDGGPAGQAELNTIGADLAVDAAGVVYLSDPGNSRVRRIGTDGVITTIAGTGTSEYSGNGGPATAAELVYPGGLALDDVGNLYIADGVDGRVRALRLPPGSCAAAPCPTPSASPGSTASAPAPPVPGAAA, from the coding sequence GTGCCAGTCGTCGACCGCGCCCGCGTCGCCGCCGCGCTCCCGGGCTACGGGATCGGCGGTGAGCTGGGGTCGGGTGCCTTCGGGCTCGTGCTCGCCGGCTACCACCAGGAGCTCGACCGGCGGGTCGCGGTCAAGGTGCTCGCCAGCGGCGCGGCGGAGGCGGCGGCCGACTTCCGCACCGAGGCCCGGCTGCTCAGCCGCCTCGACCACCCGCACATCGTGCGGACCTACGACTACGTCACCCGCGGCGACCTGTGCCTGCTGGTGATGGAGATGCTGCCCGGCGGGACGCTGACGCACCGGGTGATGCGCCCGGAGGCCGCCTGCGCGGTCGGTCTGGCCGTCGCCGACGCGCTCGCCCACGCGCACGCGCACGGGGTGCTGCACCGTGACATCAAACCGGCGAACATCCTGTTCACCGACGCCGGCCAGCCGAAGATCACCGACTTCGGGATCTCGAAGGTGTTCGAGGGGTCGGCGTCGACGGCGAGCCGGGTGGTGGGCACCCCCCGGTACATGGCCCCCGAGCAGATCACCGGCGACCGGCTGGGCCCGGCCACCGACCTGTACGCGCTCGGTGTCGTGCTCTACGAGCTGTTCACCGGGTCGTCGCTGGCGCCGCCGTCGCTGCCGCTGCCGGTGCTGCTGCGCCATCACACCGAGGTCGTGCCGCCCCCGCCGCCGGGAGTGCCGGCTCCGCTGGCGCAGGTGCTGATGCGCAGCCTGGCCAAGCGGCCCGAGGACCGCCATCCCAGCGCCCGGGCGTTCGCGTTCGACCTGGCCCGCGCGGCCACCGCCGTGTTCGGGCGGCACTGGCTCGACCGCGCCGGCATCCCGATCCACCTCGCCGAGGACGTCCGCCAGGTCACCACCCGCAGGTTCGGGCGGGCGCCGGGCGCCGAGGAGCACGGGTGGCCTGGCGGCGGCGGACCGGCCCGGAACGGCCGGCCCCGTGGCCGGCTGGGCGGGTGGCTGCCGGCCGGCCTGTTCGCCGGGGGCCGCGGCGCGCGGGTGCCGCTGGCGGTGACCGCGCTCGCCGTCGTCCTCGCGCTCGTCGCGGGCGGCGGCGCCGGCTGGGTGGTGTGGGGGCGGCCGGGACCGGCGCCCCCCGCCCCGCCGGCCCCACCGCCCGCGTGGCAGCCGGTGCTGGCCACGGGCACGATCACCACGGTGTTCGGCTCCGGCTCGGAGGGCTTCTCCGGCGACGGCGGGCCCGCCGCCCAGGCCGAGTTCGACACCCCGGACGACCTGACGGTCGACACCCCGCGCGGCTACGTCTACGTCGCCGACACCGACAACCACCGGATCCGCCGCATCGACCGGACCGGCACGATCACCACCGTCGCCGGCACCGGCACGGACGGCTTCGCCGGCGACGGCGGCCCGGCCACCGACGCGCAGCTCGACAGCCCGGACAGCGTCGCGGTGGCCCCCGACGGCACCCTCTACATCGCCGACACGCACAACCACCGGATCCGCCGCGTCGGCCTGGACGGGATCATCACCACGATCGCCGGCCAGGACGACTTCGGGTTCGCCGGCGAGGTGAGCGATGACGGCCTGCGGTTCTCCGGCGACGGCCTGCCGGCGGTGGACGCGAAACTGAACTACCCGAACACCGTCCTGATGGAGCCCGACGGGAGCCTGCTCGTCGCGGACGGGGAGAACAACCGGGTCCGCCGGATCGGCCTGGACGGGATCATCACCACGATCGCGGGCACCGGCGCGGAGGGCTTCGGCGGCGACGGCGGCCCGGCCACCTCCGCGCGCCTGAGCTACCCGAGCGCGCTGGCCCGCGGCCCCGACGGCAGCCTGTACGTCGCCGACCAGGACAACCACCGGGTCCGCCGCCTCGCCCCGGACGGGACGATCAGCACGTTCGCCGGGACCGGGACGATGGGCTTCTCCGGTGACGGCGGCCCGGCCGGCCAGGCCGAGCTCAACACGATCGGCGCCGACCTCGCCGTCGACGCGGCCGGCGTCGTCTACCTCTCCGACCCGGGCAACAGCCGGGTCCGGCGGATCGGCACCGACGGCGTCATCACCACGATCGCGGGCACCGGCACGTCGGAGTACTCGGGCAACGGCGGCCCGGCGACCGCCGCCGAGCTGGTGTACCCGGGTGGTCTCGCGCTCGACGACGTCGGGAACCTGTACATCGCCGACGGTGTCGACGGCCGGGTGCGCGCCCTGCGGCTGCCGCCGGGCAGCTGCGCCGCGGCGCCGTGCCCGACCCCCTCGGCCTCCCCGGGCTCGACGGCCTCGGCGCCCGCCCCGCCCGTCCCGGGCGCGGCGGCGTAG
- a CDS encoding serine/threonine-protein kinase: MPDPLGLPGLDGLGARPARPGRGGVGAGVPAVDRARIARALPRYTLGDQLGSGSFGLVIAGHHQDLDRPVAIKVLSATLAADFRAEARLLSRLDHPHIVRIHDYVAQDDLCLLIMELLGGGSLAQHRLRAEATLAVGVAVADALAHAHAHGVAHRDIKPDNILFTETGQPKLTDFGIGRLFEGGPGTTSGIVGTPKYMAPEQITGGPVGPAADLYAFGAVLYELVAGRPVFDPGLSVPELLRHQCEVDPPPLAGVPPTVAAVVLRALAKVPAERQRDARELVRDLSAAAAGLFGPQWRARSGLVVRLTESVDEPTVGDGSGTIRRFSPPPRGTGPGAGVASSGLAGPAAAGTPVVVAPAGIPAGAGPDPGPGPAGGSGAVPAGTTTAPGRNLFEGTPYGRRGRLSGRRAGAVALVAAVAVAVIAAAVLALGGGGGGPAADGRPGGPPTPAPARTPPVVTLQQIAAWAVAPSGGFYAVDSAGTRLLRLDPAGKVSLVAGTGVPGSTGDGGPAAQARLRGVRDVAVDGAGNIYLAEDRGPRIRRVGRDGMITTVAGGGSAPYRDGLPATSVELSFVSGPIAADLDGQLYLSGAGRIYRVDRTGAIRLIARTGSAGGEPAASDEAGVPVVAAGIGDVEARAGRLYVADYETNRIQVLEPDGTVRTLAGTGRQGFSGDGGPGPAADLNLSIDPSTLALDAAGDLYFPETLNHRVRRVDTRGIITTVAGTGELGTDGNGGPARNARLWGPERVAVDAAGVLYLGESGVTVRRVGPDGMITEFPG; this comes from the coding sequence GTGCCCGACCCCCTCGGCCTCCCCGGGCTCGACGGCCTCGGCGCCCGCCCCGCCCGTCCCGGGCGCGGCGGCGTAGGGGCCGGCGTGCCCGCCGTCGACCGGGCCCGGATCGCCCGGGCGCTGCCCCGCTACACCCTCGGCGACCAGCTCGGCTCGGGCTCGTTCGGCCTGGTCATCGCCGGGCACCACCAGGACCTCGACCGCCCCGTCGCGATCAAGGTGCTGTCGGCGACGCTCGCGGCCGACTTCCGGGCCGAGGCGCGGCTGCTCAGCCGCCTGGACCACCCGCACATCGTCCGGATCCACGACTACGTCGCCCAGGACGACCTCTGCCTGCTGATCATGGAGCTGCTGGGTGGGGGCAGCCTCGCCCAGCACCGGCTGCGGGCCGAGGCGACCCTGGCCGTCGGGGTGGCCGTCGCCGACGCGCTGGCCCACGCGCACGCCCACGGGGTGGCGCACCGCGACATCAAGCCCGACAACATCCTGTTCACCGAGACGGGGCAGCCCAAGCTGACCGACTTCGGCATCGGCCGGCTGTTCGAGGGCGGGCCGGGGACGACGAGCGGGATCGTCGGCACCCCGAAGTACATGGCCCCCGAGCAGATCACCGGTGGGCCGGTCGGCCCGGCCGCGGATCTCTACGCGTTCGGCGCCGTCCTGTACGAGCTGGTCGCCGGCCGGCCGGTGTTCGACCCGGGGCTGTCCGTGCCGGAGCTGCTGCGCCACCAGTGCGAGGTCGACCCGCCGCCGCTGGCAGGGGTGCCGCCGACGGTGGCCGCCGTCGTCCTGCGGGCGCTGGCCAAGGTGCCCGCCGAGCGGCAGCGTGACGCCCGCGAGCTGGTCCGTGACCTGTCCGCGGCCGCGGCCGGGCTGTTCGGCCCGCAGTGGCGGGCCCGCAGCGGCCTGGTCGTCCGCCTCACCGAGTCCGTCGACGAGCCGACCGTCGGTGACGGCTCGGGCACGATCCGCCGGTTCAGTCCGCCGCCACGCGGGACGGGTCCGGGCGCGGGCGTCGCGAGTTCCGGGCTGGCCGGCCCCGCCGCCGCCGGGACGCCGGTCGTCGTCGCCCCGGCCGGGATTCCGGCCGGGGCGGGGCCGGACCCGGGGCCCGGCCCGGCCGGCGGGAGTGGCGCGGTCCCGGCCGGTACCACGACCGCCCCGGGACGGAACCTGTTCGAGGGCACCCCGTACGGGCGGCGCGGCCGGCTCTCCGGACGGCGGGCGGGCGCGGTCGCGCTCGTCGCGGCCGTCGCCGTCGCCGTGATCGCCGCCGCGGTGCTCGCGCTCGGTGGCGGTGGCGGTGGCCCGGCCGCGGACGGCCGGCCCGGCGGCCCGCCCACGCCGGCGCCCGCCCGGACTCCACCAGTCGTGACCCTGCAGCAGATCGCCGCCTGGGCCGTCGCGCCGTCCGGTGGCTTCTACGCGGTCGACTCCGCCGGCACCCGGCTGCTGCGCCTGGACCCGGCGGGGAAGGTGTCGCTCGTCGCGGGTACCGGTGTGCCGGGGTCGACGGGCGACGGGGGACCGGCGGCGCAGGCCCGCCTGCGTGGCGTGCGGGACGTCGCGGTCGACGGCGCCGGCAACATCTACCTCGCCGAGGACCGCGGCCCCCGGATCCGGCGGGTCGGCCGTGACGGGATGATCACGACGGTGGCCGGCGGCGGCTCGGCCCCCTACCGCGACGGCCTGCCGGCGACGAGCGTCGAGCTCAGCTTCGTCTCCGGTCCGATCGCCGCGGACCTGGACGGTCAGCTCTATCTCAGCGGCGCGGGCCGGATCTACCGGGTCGACCGCACCGGCGCCATCCGGCTGATCGCGCGGACCGGCAGCGCGGGCGGTGAGCCGGCGGCCTCGGACGAGGCGGGGGTGCCGGTCGTCGCGGCGGGCATCGGGGACGTCGAGGCGCGGGCCGGGCGGCTCTACGTCGCCGACTACGAGACCAACCGGATCCAGGTGCTCGAGCCGGACGGCACGGTGCGCACGCTGGCCGGCACGGGCCGGCAGGGCTTCAGCGGCGACGGCGGCCCGGGCCCTGCCGCCGACCTGAACCTGTCGATCGACCCGTCCACGCTCGCGCTCGACGCGGCGGGCGACCTGTACTTCCCGGAGACGCTCAACCACCGGGTCCGCCGGGTCGACACCCGGGGGATCATCACCACGGTCGCCGGCACCGGCGAGCTCGGCACCGACGGCAACGGCGGCCCCGCCCGCAACGCCAGGCTGTGGGGGCCCGAGCGGGTCGCGGTCGACGCCGCCGGCGTCCTCTACCTCGGCGAGAGCGGCGTCACCGTCCGCCGGGTGGGCCCCGACGGGATGATCACCGAGTTCCCGGGCTGA
- a CDS encoding Clp protease N-terminal domain-containing protein, with translation MTNPNPVTLNNPVRLDDLIAAIKKVHSDALDQLTDAVMAADHLGEVADHLIGHFVDQARRSGASWTQIGASMGVTKQAAQKRFVPKGPGEPASLDPSQGFSRYTPRARSSVAAAQNEALAAGNREITPGHLILGLLADPRGLGPAAITAQGVTLDAVRQAVTATLPPRVNAVPSLVPFDAPAKKVLELTFREALRLGHNYVGTEHILLALLELEDGTGPLTALGIGKAAAEAYLADVLSLIAAGEPTAGQGTGDQGTGADPA, from the coding sequence ATGACGAACCCGAACCCGGTCACCCTCAACAACCCGGTCCGCCTCGACGACCTCATCGCGGCGATCAAGAAGGTCCACTCGGACGCCCTCGACCAGCTCACCGACGCCGTCATGGCCGCCGACCACCTCGGCGAGGTGGCCGACCACCTCATCGGCCACTTCGTCGACCAGGCCCGCCGCTCCGGTGCCTCCTGGACCCAGATCGGCGCCAGCATGGGCGTGACGAAGCAGGCGGCGCAGAAGCGCTTCGTGCCCAAGGGGCCCGGCGAGCCGGCCAGCCTCGACCCGTCGCAGGGGTTCAGCCGGTACACCCCGCGGGCCCGCAGCAGCGTCGCCGCCGCCCAGAACGAGGCCCTGGCAGCGGGGAACCGCGAGATCACCCCCGGGCACCTGATCCTCGGCCTGCTCGCCGACCCGCGGGGCCTCGGCCCGGCCGCCATCACCGCCCAGGGGGTCACCCTCGACGCGGTCCGCCAGGCCGTGACCGCGACCCTGCCCCCGCGGGTGAACGCCGTTCCCAGTCTCGTCCCGTTCGACGCCCCGGCCAAGAAGGTGCTCGAGCTCACCTTCCGGGAGGCGCTGCGGCTCGGGCACAACTACGTCGGCACCGAGCACATCCTGCTGGCACTGCTGGAGCTGGAGGACGGCACCGGCCCGCTCACCGCGCTGGGCATCGGCAAGGCCGCGGCCGAGGCCTACCTCGCCGACGTCCTCTCCCTGATCGCCGCCGGAGAGCCCACCGCCGGCCAGGGCACCGGAGACCAGGGCACCGGCGCCGACCCGGCCTGA
- a CDS encoding ABC transporter permease, with product MPQLTVATGGPTPVAPMTPVAPAAPARSGSVGQAVRDVVVLTRRNLVHVAREPLQLSDVTIQPVLFTLLFVYVLGGGVAVGGGDYKQFAIAGLISLNLTTASIGTAVGLSTDLGSGAVDRFRTLPMWRAAVLVGRSLSDLLSSLVCMSIVVLTGLAIGWRPHTSPARFVAAFAIPLLFAYALAWATACLGMVSEGPESAQGIGLVLLFPLAFVSNAMVPTAGMPAAVRAIAEWNPVSAVTAAARDLFGNPNPSAASDAWPMQHPVLAAVLWSMGIVAVCAPLAVALYRRRTTD from the coding sequence ATGCCTCAGCTCACCGTCGCGACCGGCGGCCCCACCCCGGTCGCCCCCATGACACCCGTCGCGCCCGCGGCACCCGCGCGGTCCGGCTCGGTCGGCCAGGCGGTGCGCGACGTCGTCGTGCTGACCCGCCGCAACCTCGTGCACGTCGCCCGGGAACCGCTGCAGCTGTCCGACGTGACCATCCAGCCGGTGCTGTTCACGCTGCTGTTCGTGTACGTGCTCGGTGGCGGCGTGGCCGTCGGGGGCGGTGACTACAAGCAGTTCGCGATCGCCGGGCTGATCTCGCTGAACCTCACGACCGCCTCGATCGGCACCGCGGTCGGCCTGAGCACGGATCTGGGCAGCGGGGCCGTCGACCGGTTCCGCACCCTGCCGATGTGGCGGGCGGCCGTCCTCGTCGGCCGGTCGCTGTCCGATCTGCTCTCGTCGCTGGTGTGCATGTCGATCGTCGTGCTCACCGGGCTGGCGATCGGCTGGCGGCCGCACACCTCGCCGGCCCGGTTCGTGGCGGCGTTCGCGATCCCGCTGTTGTTCGCCTACGCGCTGGCCTGGGCGACGGCGTGCCTGGGCATGGTCAGCGAGGGGCCGGAGAGCGCGCAGGGGATCGGGCTGGTGCTGCTGTTCCCGCTGGCGTTCGTCTCCAACGCGATGGTGCCCACCGCCGGCATGCCGGCCGCGGTGCGGGCGATCGCCGAGTGGAACCCGGTAAGCGCGGTGACGGCGGCCGCGCGGGACCTGTTCGGCAATCCGAACCCGTCCGCGGCCTCGGACGCCTGGCCGATGCAACATCCGGTGCTCGCCGCCGTGCTGTGGTCGATGGGGATCGTCGCGGTGTGCGCGCCGCTGGCCGTCGCCCTCTACCGGCGCCGCACCACCGACTGA
- a CDS encoding daunorubicin resistance protein DrrA family ABC transporter ATP-binding protein: MDQIMIEATDLAKRYGDTQALAGVDLSVPAGTVLGVLGPNGAGKSTAVRILTTLARPDAGHARVAGYDVVAQAGEVRRRIGVTAQDATVDEALTGRQNLRMVAELSGLRRAASATRADGLLERFELTGAADRVVKGYSGGMRRRLDLAASLVADPAVLFLDEPTTGLDPTSRARMWDVVRELVAAGTTILLTTQYLEEADALADHIVVIDHGRVVARGTAGELKAAIGGHRLEVTLSAPHHDALAALEPLVEGRVDVDADGRRLRAGVRNGSGVATEVIRALDGVGALVDDVVVHAPSLDDVFFALTGQGVS, from the coding sequence ATGGACCAGATCATGATCGAGGCGACGGACCTCGCGAAACGCTACGGCGACACCCAGGCACTGGCCGGGGTCGACCTGAGCGTCCCCGCGGGAACGGTCCTCGGTGTCCTCGGCCCGAACGGGGCGGGCAAGAGCACCGCCGTGCGGATCCTGACGACGCTGGCCCGACCGGACGCCGGTCACGCCCGCGTCGCCGGCTACGACGTGGTCGCCCAGGCCGGCGAGGTCCGCCGGCGCATCGGCGTGACCGCCCAGGACGCCACCGTCGACGAGGCGCTGACCGGCCGGCAGAACCTGCGGATGGTCGCCGAGCTCAGCGGCCTGCGCCGGGCGGCGTCCGCCACCCGCGCCGACGGGCTGCTGGAGCGGTTCGAGCTGACCGGTGCCGCCGACCGGGTGGTGAAGGGCTACTCGGGTGGGATGCGCCGGCGCCTGGACCTCGCCGCCAGCCTCGTCGCCGACCCGGCCGTGCTGTTCCTCGACGAGCCGACCACCGGGCTGGACCCGACGAGCCGGGCGCGGATGTGGGACGTCGTGCGCGAGCTCGTCGCGGCCGGCACGACGATCCTGCTGACCACGCAGTACCTGGAGGAGGCCGACGCGCTCGCCGACCACATCGTGGTGATCGACCACGGCCGGGTCGTCGCCCGGGGTACCGCCGGCGAGCTGAAGGCGGCGATCGGCGGGCACCGCCTGGAGGTCACGCTGAGCGCCCCGCACCACGACGCGCTCGCCGCGCTGGAGCCGCTGGTCGAGGGCCGGGTCGACGTCGACGCGGACGGGCGGCGGCTGCGGGCCGGAGTGCGCAACGGCTCCGGGGTGGCGACCGAGGTGATCCGGGCCCTCGACGGGGTGGGCGCGCTCGTCGACGACGTCGTCGTGCACGCCCCGTCCCTCGACGACGTCTTCTTCGCGCTCACCGGCCAGGGAGTGTCCTGA
- a CDS encoding TetR/AcrR family transcriptional regulator translates to MPRPSMPAEGEKSTRERILDVALELFSTAGYEAVSLREIAERMNFTKAALYYHFSSKDDILLALHLRLHDLGRAGFDDLEADLARPERWPQLLDLVVNTMLANRSLFLFHIRNHSALERLHSHSHDPGHADLQERFQRILTDESVPVELRVRLMCALGAIAGGFVLGGEVFADVPDADLGRMLRAAVGDLMSPAAALAQPTRTS, encoded by the coding sequence ATGCCCAGACCGTCCATGCCCGCCGAGGGGGAGAAGAGCACCCGGGAACGGATCCTCGACGTGGCCCTGGAGCTGTTCAGCACCGCCGGGTACGAAGCGGTGTCGCTGCGCGAGATCGCGGAGCGGATGAACTTCACGAAAGCCGCGCTCTATTACCACTTCTCCAGCAAGGACGACATCCTGCTCGCGCTGCACCTGCGCCTGCACGATCTCGGCCGGGCGGGCTTCGACGACCTGGAGGCGGACCTGGCCCGCCCCGAGCGCTGGCCACAGCTGCTCGACCTCGTCGTCAACACCATGCTGGCGAACCGGTCGCTGTTCCTGTTCCACATCCGCAACCACAGCGCGCTCGAGCGGCTGCACAGCCACAGCCACGACCCCGGCCACGCCGACCTGCAGGAACGGTTCCAGCGGATCCTCACCGACGAGAGCGTCCCGGTGGAGCTGCGGGTGCGGCTGATGTGCGCGCTCGGCGCGATCGCCGGCGGGTTCGTGCTCGGCGGGGAGGTGTTCGCCGACGTCCCGGACGCCGACCTCGGCCGGATGCTGCGTGCCGCCGTCGGTGACCTGATGTCCCCGGCCGCCGCCCTCGCGCAGCCGACCCGCACCTCCTGA
- a CDS encoding CocE/NonD family hydrolase, translating into MARCEPPFIRRFAPVAALAVAAALSASALSASAGIAAPATSPPTSVVARPLSAGTQAWWNYDRPATYQTISTETTVPTRDGTPLSCTLVRPATDGAPAAGTFPGLVVEFTPYAVLRTTYVASEATYFATHGYNALVCNLRGTGGSGGTWQNAMSSQDGKDARDLVEWLAVQPYSNGRIGMTGESYGGDTTYAAAINRPPHLVAIAPLQSPADLYRDVIYPGGIKSTEGGTIDNWPDTAQLISGGAINAAAEYAANRAHPTYDSYWQSRTFVGHYDEINVPIFAMGGWVDQYFRSGQLTNIEGALGRTWAVYGQWPHRAPLQYPNCPGLCNPEGLSPGITLAWFDHWVMRLPGVPIPPRPTLVSYAGASPATNSSGWREIVGYRPTGTTTRAFALNADGSLGAAGPTLGTRTFHQPQDPSTAGGSVLFQTGPLTTPTALFGRPTLTLRARLSGPDANLYAELLDVGPDGTETLVNNGFLRASHRISSVVPTPVPTGVPVTLTVSIRPDDWQFGAGHRIAVRVSGGVPTMLTQNPTPVDVTIATGVGGSTLTLPTVA; encoded by the coding sequence ATGGCCAGGTGTGAGCCACCGTTCATCCGCCGCTTCGCTCCGGTCGCCGCTCTGGCGGTCGCCGCCGCTTTGTCCGCCTCGGCTTTGTCCGCCTCGGCCGGGATCGCCGCCCCGGCGACATCCCCGCCCACGTCCGTCGTAGCCCGGCCTTTATCGGCCGGCACCCAGGCCTGGTGGAACTACGACCGTCCGGCCACATACCAGACCATCTCCACCGAGACCACGGTTCCGACCCGGGACGGCACCCCGCTGAGCTGCACCCTGGTCCGGCCGGCGACCGACGGCGCGCCGGCCGCGGGAACCTTTCCCGGCCTGGTCGTCGAGTTCACCCCGTACGCGGTATTACGCACGACCTATGTCGCCAGTGAGGCCACCTATTTCGCGACCCACGGCTACAACGCCCTGGTCTGCAACCTGCGGGGTACCGGCGGATCGGGGGGCACCTGGCAGAACGCCATGTCGTCCCAGGACGGCAAGGACGCCCGCGACCTGGTCGAATGGCTGGCCGTCCAGCCCTACTCGAACGGCCGGATCGGAATGACCGGCGAGAGCTACGGCGGTGACACGACCTACGCCGCCGCCATCAACCGGCCGCCGCACCTGGTCGCCATCGCCCCGCTGCAGTCCCCGGCCGACCTCTACCGTGACGTCATCTACCCGGGTGGCATCAAGTCCACCGAGGGCGGCACCATCGACAACTGGCCCGACACCGCCCAGCTGATCAGCGGTGGGGCGATCAACGCCGCGGCCGAGTACGCGGCCAACCGCGCCCACCCCACCTACGACAGCTACTGGCAGTCGCGGACCTTCGTCGGCCACTACGACGAGATCAACGTCCCGATCTTCGCCATGGGTGGCTGGGTCGACCAGTACTTCCGCTCCGGCCAGCTCACCAACATCGAGGGAGCTCTAGGCCGCACGTGGGCCGTCTACGGTCAGTGGCCGCACCGGGCCCCGCTGCAGTACCCGAACTGCCCGGGGTTGTGCAACCCCGAAGGACTGTCCCCGGGGATCACGCTCGCCTGGTTCGACCACTGGGTGATGCGGCTTCCCGGCGTCCCGATCCCCCCGCGGCCGACCCTGGTCAGCTACGCCGGCGCCAGCCCCGCCACGAACTCCTCGGGATGGCGTGAGATCGTCGGCTACCGGCCGACCGGCACCACCACACGAGCGTTCGCCCTCAACGCGGACGGCTCGCTCGGCGCGGCCGGCCCGACCCTCGGAACCAGGACGTTCCACCAGCCGCAGGACCCGTCGACCGCCGGGGGGTCCGTCCTGTTCCAGACCGGCCCGCTCACCACGCCGACGGCGCTGTTCGGCCGCCCGACGCTCACACTGCGGGCGAGATTGTCCGGCCCGGACGCCAACCTCTACGCCGAACTGCTCGACGTCGGACCTGACGGTACCGAGACGCTGGTCAACAACGGTTTCCTCCGGGCCAGCCACCGGATCTCGAGCGTCGTTCCGACCCCGGTGCCGACCGGGGTACCCGTTACCCTCACCGTGTCGATCCGGCCCGACGACTGGCAGTTCGGGGCCGGCCACCGCATCGCCGTGCGGGTCTCCGGCGGCGTCCCGACGATGCTCACCCAGAACCCGACTCCGGTCGACGTCACCATCGCCACCGGTGTCGGCGGCTCCACCCTGACCCTCCCGACCGTCGCCTGA
- a CDS encoding TetR family transcriptional regulator, with translation MAGDGTKRPYRTSPSVRQARADRLEAAARAVESAALRLFELRGFDGVTVDDIAGAAGISVRTFYRYFPAKDDVLRAVVRRRAQAVATALTARPPDEAPMRSVRRAVQDVVAAEDPTQVARWVRVVEASLYATRVMLGVSILEFNGVLAEFLGARLGRAPDDLEPAMLAVAAGGIIIAAQTRWYLLGGDLAATIGDALTVIDTVVPGRPGATG, from the coding sequence GTGGCCGGGGACGGCACGAAGCGGCCGTACCGGACGTCGCCGAGTGTGCGACAGGCCCGGGCCGACCGGCTGGAAGCCGCGGCCCGGGCCGTCGAGTCGGCGGCGCTCCGGCTGTTCGAACTCCGCGGGTTCGACGGGGTGACGGTCGACGACATCGCGGGCGCCGCGGGGATCTCCGTCCGCACCTTCTACCGCTACTTCCCGGCCAAGGACGACGTTCTGCGGGCCGTCGTCCGGCGCCGGGCCCAGGCCGTCGCGACCGCCCTGACCGCCCGGCCACCGGACGAGGCGCCGATGCGTTCGGTCCGCCGGGCCGTCCAGGACGTCGTCGCCGCCGAGGACCCGACCCAGGTCGCCCGGTGGGTCCGGGTGGTGGAGGCCAGCCTGTACGCCACCCGGGTGATGCTCGGGGTGAGCATCCTGGAGTTCAACGGCGTCCTCGCCGAGTTCCTCGGCGCGCGGCTGGGCCGGGCACCCGACGACCTGGAGCCGGCGATGCTCGCGGTCGCCGCGGGTGGGATCATCATCGCCGCGCAGACCCGCTGGTACCTGCTCGGCGGCGACCTGGCGGCGACGATCGGCGATGCCCTCACCGTCATCGACACCGTCGTCCCGGGCCGGCCCGGCGCGACGGGATGA